In Bradyrhizobium erythrophlei, a single genomic region encodes these proteins:
- a CDS encoding HlyD family secretion protein: MVDATYNTIKRRNLRDLLRRPALHAFVAAAIVAMAWIVAARWDRWTGATRYQRTDDAYMSGDVTPLSSKVSGYITRVWVEDYQGVKRGDPIVEIDPSDYQAQFDLASANLAAAEAAEAQITFRRETQRTLIDQAEATIRASQAELDRALAEAKRQRDLLQTQIAGTEQRVEQTDADALKAEATLMLNRAKLEQQKVSLSELDVQEKQLVAQAKAAGAQARLAHNNLINTRILSPADGMVGARQVRVGQFVNVGNQVVNVVPLPNIWVVANFKETQMTRVRAANPARVTVDAFPSLVLTGRVENWSPGTGATFALLPPDNATGNFTKVVQRVPVKIVLDANPALGTLVRPGMSVIATIDTGSEMDPIPVIPRPAGETGP; this comes from the coding sequence ATGGTCGACGCAACCTACAACACAATCAAACGCCGGAACCTTCGCGATCTGCTGCGGCGTCCCGCTCTACATGCGTTTGTAGCGGCGGCAATCGTCGCGATGGCGTGGATCGTTGCGGCGCGGTGGGACAGGTGGACCGGTGCCACAAGATACCAGCGGACCGACGATGCCTACATGTCGGGCGACGTTACCCCGCTTTCGTCCAAGGTTTCCGGATATATCACCCGGGTCTGGGTCGAGGATTATCAAGGCGTCAAGCGCGGTGACCCGATCGTAGAGATCGACCCATCGGATTACCAGGCGCAATTCGATCTTGCGTCGGCCAACCTGGCTGCAGCCGAGGCCGCCGAGGCGCAGATTACGTTCCGGCGGGAAACGCAGCGGACACTGATCGATCAGGCGGAGGCAACCATTCGGGCAAGCCAAGCCGAGTTGGACCGCGCTTTGGCCGAGGCGAAGCGCCAGCGCGATCTACTTCAAACGCAGATAGCGGGCACCGAGCAACGCGTTGAACAGACCGACGCTGATGCCCTGAAGGCTGAAGCGACGCTCATGCTCAACCGAGCTAAACTTGAGCAACAGAAAGTGTCGCTGTCCGAACTCGACGTCCAGGAGAAGCAATTAGTTGCGCAAGCAAAAGCGGCCGGGGCGCAGGCGAGGCTTGCACACAATAATCTGATCAACACGCGGATATTGTCGCCGGCGGACGGCATGGTTGGTGCACGGCAGGTGCGCGTCGGCCAATTCGTGAACGTCGGCAATCAGGTGGTCAACGTTGTGCCTTTGCCGAACATCTGGGTAGTTGCGAACTTCAAGGAGACGCAGATGACCCGGGTGCGCGCCGCCAATCCCGCACGCGTTACGGTAGACGCCTTCCCTTCGCTCGTTCTCACTGGGCGGGTCGAGAACTGGTCTCCTGGCACGGGGGCGACCTTCGCGCTTCTTCCACCGGACAATGCAACAGGCAACTTCACCAAAGTCGTACAACGCGTTCCGGTGAAGATCGTTCTGGACGCGAATCCCGCGCTGGGTACTCTCGTTCGCCCCGGAATGTCCGTGATCGCCACCATAGATACGGGTTCCGAGATGGATCCGATTCCCGTAATACCCCGCCCGGCCGGCGAGACCGGGCCGTGA
- a CDS encoding MFS transporter — MTVAIASATPDGRVSGPLAPYVGLLGVLLGTMMSTLDTRVTVFGLADLRGALDTGFDEGAWITTVLGIGQLIGGICCPYLATVIGPRRMLLGAILVFFVATMLAPFSPNLRAYLVAQFLGGLGSGTFIPLTIIFILRHMPKGLLVYGLAIYAMNSEFSQNIAASLEGFYTDNWSWRWIDGQYGLLLPAMFACVWFGMPRDEPYDSGKLRVLDWPAILYASLGFGLLFAGIDQGNRLDWTRSGLVCGLLLAGAVAAACFVIRELTVARPAIDLRILSRGYLILLFVLLAGFRFIILSTGYIIPNYLQTIQNYRGLQIGSVLIWIALPQFLIVLPLAAALTRIDPRWTLGVGTALIGVACLLATGLTDQWVTDDFVPSQAIQAVGQSLALTSLVVLIARATSTAEAVTIGTFMQTSRLFGGEVGIGFMQTFVRVREQIHSNLLGLHVQSQDDQSMSRLLDYSRVLGTHISDASEAAVQSVKLLANVVGRQAFVLACIDGFQAAAAVAAMCWILAAFVASGLSSAQKTGGPK, encoded by the coding sequence GTGACGGTTGCCATCGCTTCAGCGACGCCCGACGGTCGTGTGTCGGGACCGTTGGCACCCTATGTCGGTCTGCTAGGCGTCTTGCTTGGTACGATGATGTCGACGCTGGACACCCGAGTGACGGTGTTCGGTCTCGCTGATCTGCGCGGCGCGCTAGACACAGGTTTTGACGAAGGCGCCTGGATCACCACGGTTTTGGGAATAGGGCAACTGATCGGCGGCATTTGCTGTCCTTATCTTGCGACGGTGATCGGCCCGCGCCGCATGTTGTTGGGCGCCATCCTGGTCTTCTTCGTGGCCACCATGCTTGCACCGTTCTCTCCGAACCTCCGGGCCTATCTCGTGGCGCAGTTTCTGGGCGGTCTAGGCTCCGGAACATTCATCCCGCTCACCATAATCTTCATTCTCCGTCACATGCCGAAGGGATTGCTAGTCTACGGCCTCGCCATTTACGCGATGAACTCCGAGTTCTCACAGAATATCGCAGCCTCGCTGGAAGGCTTCTACACGGACAACTGGTCCTGGCGCTGGATCGACGGGCAATACGGACTACTACTGCCGGCGATGTTTGCCTGCGTCTGGTTCGGCATGCCTCGGGACGAGCCCTACGATTCCGGCAAGCTTCGAGTGCTCGATTGGCCGGCAATCTTATACGCATCGCTCGGTTTCGGGCTGCTCTTTGCCGGCATCGATCAGGGGAATCGGCTGGATTGGACGCGCAGTGGCCTCGTCTGTGGGTTGCTTTTGGCCGGTGCGGTCGCGGCGGCGTGCTTCGTAATCCGCGAATTGACGGTCGCACGCCCGGCGATCGACCTGCGTATCCTCTCGCGCGGTTACCTGATCCTTCTTTTCGTGCTGTTGGCGGGCTTCCGCTTCATCATACTTTCCACGGGTTACATCATTCCGAACTATCTGCAAACGATCCAGAATTATCGGGGACTACAGATCGGTTCCGTACTCATTTGGATCGCTCTTCCGCAATTTCTGATCGTCCTGCCGTTGGCAGCTGCGCTCACGCGGATCGATCCGCGCTGGACACTGGGCGTCGGCACAGCGCTGATCGGTGTCGCGTGCTTGCTGGCCACAGGTTTGACCGACCAGTGGGTGACGGATGATTTTGTCCCGTCACAGGCGATCCAGGCGGTGGGGCAATCTTTAGCGTTGACGAGCCTGGTCGTGCTTATCGCTCGCGCGACCAGTACAGCCGAAGCTGTGACGATTGGCACTTTCATGCAGACGAGCCGGCTATTCGGGGGAGAGGTAGGTATTGGCTTCATGCAAACCTTCGTTCGCGTGCGCGAGCAGATTCATTCCAATCTTCTCGGCCTACACGTGCAGTCCCAAGATGATCAATCGATGAGCCGCCTTCTCGATTACAGTCGTGTGCTTGGGACACATATCTCCGATGCTTCGGAGGCGGCCGTCCAATCGGTCAAGCTACTGGCAAACGTTGTCGGGCGGCAGGCCTTTGTCCTCGCCTGCATCGACGGATTTCAGGCCGCCGCCGCGGTCGCCGCGATGTGTTGGATCCTTGCCGCCTTCGTAGCCTCGGGCCTATCCAGCGCACAAAAGACCGGCGGACCCAAATGA
- a CDS encoding (2Fe-2S)-binding protein: protein MGKSDTITPANRPLGSDQASANSAPEEEALAARPVRLTVNGRDCIAIVEPRTTLLDALRGALSLTGTKKGCDRGECGACTVHVDGRRVLSCMCLAAMQEGKSISTVEGLEKNGELHPVQAAFIEHDAFQCGFCTAGQIMSAVAVIEEAKAGSPSAATQDVTRPFTMSDFSLQEVRERMSGNLCRCACYPHIVDAVQAVARS, encoded by the coding sequence ATGGGCAAATCCGACACAATCACGCCCGCCAATCGACCTCTCGGCTCCGATCAAGCATCCGCAAATTCAGCGCCGGAAGAGGAAGCGCTCGCTGCGAGGCCGGTGCGTTTAACGGTCAACGGCCGTGACTGCATCGCAATTGTCGAGCCGAGGACGACACTTCTCGATGCCCTGCGCGGAGCGTTGTCGCTGACAGGGACGAAGAAGGGCTGTGACCGCGGAGAATGTGGCGCATGTACTGTGCACGTGGACGGTCGGCGCGTGCTCTCCTGTATGTGTTTGGCCGCAATGCAGGAAGGCAAAAGCATCTCCACGGTCGAGGGTTTGGAGAAAAATGGAGAACTCCACCCCGTCCAGGCGGCCTTCATAGAACACGACGCGTTCCAATGTGGTTTCTGTACCGCGGGGCAGATCATGTCGGCCGTGGCCGTGATCGAAGAAGCGAAAGCCGGATCGCCGAGCGCGGCGACGCAGGACGTCACCAGGCCGTTCACTATGAGCGATTTTTCGCTCCAGGAGGTCCGCGAGAGAATGAGCGGCAATCTGTGTCGCTGTGCCTGTTACCCGCACATTGTGGACGCCGTGCAAGCGGTGGCAAGGAGCTGA
- a CDS encoding FAD binding domain-containing protein produces MHPFRLSHAPDAAIAIASHTRDPGLTFIAGGTDLIGLMKDRVTLPDCVMDINGLSDFSRIEPLPGGGIRIGALARMSDVAANIEVRRRFPVIAEGLLFAASGQLRNMASIGGNIMQRTRCAYFRDEDGPPCNKRRPGSGCSAFHGINRNHAIFGWSDACVATHPSDVAVAFAAMDAIVLIRGRSGERSIPFADFHCLPGSTPERDNVLERGDLIVAIEVPGRPEGRASHYLKLRDRQSYEFALVSAAAAVAIDEKRIRSARLAMGGVAHRPWRLTAAEEALGGIALDETDKLRAAIATSFADARPLTHNAFKIELAQRVALRALQAAGARA; encoded by the coding sequence ATGCACCCGTTCAGGCTTTCGCATGCACCTGATGCGGCGATCGCAATTGCCTCGCACACCCGCGACCCTGGGCTGACGTTCATTGCCGGAGGTACGGATCTCATTGGCCTCATGAAAGATCGCGTTACTCTCCCCGACTGCGTGATGGACATCAACGGCTTGTCGGACTTCTCGCGGATCGAGCCGCTGCCAGGAGGGGGCATCCGTATTGGCGCATTGGCTCGCATGAGCGACGTCGCAGCGAACATTGAGGTGCGGAGGCGCTTTCCGGTGATTGCCGAAGGGCTCTTGTTCGCGGCCTCGGGTCAGCTCAGGAACATGGCGTCGATTGGCGGCAACATCATGCAGCGGACGCGTTGCGCCTACTTTCGCGACGAAGACGGTCCCCCCTGCAACAAGAGGCGGCCAGGCTCAGGTTGTTCGGCTTTCCACGGCATTAATCGCAATCATGCGATTTTCGGATGGTCCGATGCCTGTGTCGCTACCCACCCCTCTGACGTGGCCGTCGCATTCGCGGCCATGGACGCGATCGTCCTGATTCGTGGGCGCTCGGGGGAGCGATCTATCCCGTTCGCAGACTTCCACTGCCTGCCGGGCAGCACGCCCGAGCGAGATAATGTGCTCGAGCGCGGCGATCTGATTGTTGCGATCGAGGTGCCAGGGAGGCCCGAGGGCCGAGCTTCGCATTACCTGAAACTTCGCGACCGTCAGTCGTATGAGTTCGCGCTCGTTTCGGCCGCGGCTGCGGTCGCCATAGATGAGAAACGCATTCGCTCTGCCCGGTTGGCAATGGGTGGGGTTGCCCACAGGCCGTGGCGGCTCACGGCAGCGGAAGAAGCGTTGGGCGGGATTGCGTTGGATGAGACCGATAAACTGAGAGCCGCTATCGCCACGTCCTTTGCCGACGCCCGTCCCCTTACCCACAACGCTTTCAAGATCGAACTTGCGCAGCGCGTCGCTCTGCGCGCGCTGCAAGCTGCAGGAGCGCGCGCATGA